The sequence AATTGGCGGCCCTCGGCAAAGAGCGCGGCGAAATCCTGCAAGATTTGCTCGACGGTTTCGACGTCCTTCGGATTGCCGTCAACGGTGACGTTATGGCCACGCCCGTTAATCTGAACGTCGAGCAAAGACTCGAGGTACTTAATATTCTGGTCGTGAACGCCGAAGAGCGTTTCCAGGCCTCTGGGTGGAAGCTCGATTTGCTTCAAATGACTACGACGATCTCCTTACTGGTGAACGTTCTTGCAGAGGTGTTTGAGGAATGAATTGCGAAAGCAATTTGTCGCATAAGTGCGTAACCGCAAACTACTACAGGGCAGTAACAGTGTCAATTATCAAGCCTTCAACATGCCAACGTCCGCCCGACACTGAGCCACAGGAACTCAGTTTGGTACCTCAAGGCCTTGCTAAAGGCGGCGGCCAGATTCTAGGATTACCCGGATCGAGTGGCGTGAAATCGCGCCACGGTTAACTTTAACAATCAGCCGTACTCTTACGTAAATGCGACCCCTTCGGTATGCCATCAACGTCACCCTGGACGGGTGCTGCGACCATCAAGCCGCGACCACGGATGAAGAGTTGCATCGTTACTGGGCCGAGAGACTCGCGCAAGCCGACGCGCTCCTCTTCGGCCGGGTAACCTACGAAATGATGGAGGCCGCGTGGCGACCGCCGGCCACGGGAGTGAGGCCGGATTGGATGGCCGATTGGATGGAGCCCTTCGCCCGGACGATCGACGCGGCAAAGAAGTACGTCGTGTCGAGCACCCTGGACCGGGTCGATTGGAACGCGGAGCTCGTGCGCGGGGATCTGGGGGAGGCCGTGCAGCAGCTCAAGCAGGAGTCGGGCAAGGGACTGTTCCTGGGAGGCGTGACGCTCGCGCTGGCGCTCGCGGAGCTGGGACTGATCGATGAATACGAGTTCGTCGTGCATCCCAGGCTAGCGGGCCATGGGCCGACATTGTTCGCGGGGCTATCGAAGTATATCGACTTGAAGCTCGTCGGCCGGCTGGAGTTCGGCTCGGGAGCCGTGGCGATGCGGTATGAGCCGATAAGATAACCCCGCCTTGGTCTTCACATGTCGTCGCGCCCGGATCGCGGGGATTGCCACCTCTCGATTGAGAGATCGTAGATTAAAAATTCTCGCTTGCCAGTTTGGCGGTGGATGAAAGGTTGGCTAAGCTATAGCTCGCCTGAGCGCCCGTCACGGAGGGGTAGCATAATTGGTAATGCAGCGGTCTTGAAAACCGCCGCCCGCAAGGGCTTGCAGGTTCGAGTCCTGTCCCCTCCGCCACTCTTCCAACCCGCATTTTTCCTCACGAAAACCGCGCGACACAGTCTCGTGTAGAAGTCTTTAAGATTTCCGCAACATCAAATCTTGCCGTCAGGAATAGAATGCGAGGCCAAATTCGGGTTGAGGGGAGGTAGCAGTCGCAGCGGCTTGCTTGAGGGGTTAAGCCCGGGGCCAAAGCGATGCTCATCAGGACATGAATTCTAAATTCGAATATCCGATCAATACCGGCTCATTGGGCGGCCCCCGCCGCGCGAGTACGCCAGTCTCCCCATTTGAACCGCCGACGCCCAATCGTTTTACGTTTGAGCACGCGTGGTTGCCGGCAGTTTTGGCGCAGCAACGGCCTACTGTTTTAGTCGTCGAAGATAATGACGAGACCTCGTTCCTGCTCAGGACCGTTTTGACGCGCAAAGGTTATCGCGTCATCGAGGCCTGGGACGGAAAGCAGGCGATCGAAGTTGCGGAGACGGAAGAGGTGGATCTGATTCTGCTCGATCTGCAATTGCCACGGCTGAACGGTCTGGGCGTGATTCACCGTCTGCGGCAAAATCCAAACTTTGAGACGGTGCCTATCGTGATCGTTACCGGCCAGGATCCGGAGAAGTATCGCACCAGCGCGATCGCCGAAGGCTGCGATGACTTCTTGTTAAAGCCTATCGATTTCGACCGGTTGGATGCACTGTTGGATTACTACGCGCCGACGGGAAAACTAGCAGCGTAAAAATTCGCATATTGACGAAGCGTGGTTTGGAGGAGCATTGATCTGTTCCAGGCAGCCATTCGTGCGCCTGCACGACTTAAGGGCTAATGCTTAGGACACCCGCATTGCTCGTCAAGCCGCGAAACGTGACTGAGACTGACACATTACTGGAAAGCATTGGATCCAGCTTAACGATGATGTAGGAAATTCCTGGCACGCCTGCCAGCGTGCCGACAGCTTCCACTGTGAGCGGAATTCCTCCCGCCGTCACCGACAGATCGCTCGTCGGCTGCTTCAACCCGAGGTTCGAAGTGAAGATCATCACGCGTGTCCTCTGGTCCAAACTGAAATTGTGGGAACCAACAACAGAAATCGGATCGCGGACCAACGTGACCGAATCGACCGCGATAGCATGATTATCGTCGTCTGTGATCAGGCGCGGCGAAGATTGATAGGCGACCAATAAATTCGAAGCCGGCACGACAATCAGTCCGTCACCGGCGCCGAGTCCGGTGTGCGGCCGGGTGACCGGCGACTCGGTCGCCTGAACGGCCGCACCCAGGTTCCCCGTCCAGACGTTCGCCCCAGTATTCCCATCGAGAGCGTAGACCTTTCCGCTGCTCGAACCAATGTAAACGTAGCCGTTAACTACGATTGGCGCGGAAATGAGGGTGCCATCGCCCGTGAAGGACCACCGGATTGCCCCAGAGTAGGCGTCGCGCGCTCTTAGAATAGATCCGGAGAGGAAGAAACCTGTGGAGCCGCTGAATGCCGGAGGTGGACCTGCCGGGAAAGTGCCTAAAACCGCACCAGTGGGCGCATCGAACATCAGCTTTGGTGACAGAGAATCGCCCACATGCAAACGCCCGCCGAAGAAGACTGGTGTACTTCCTCCTCCGCCGGTGCACCCCTCGGCATGTTCCCAGATCAGAGACCCGTCCTGAGGCGAAAAATCGTAAACGTTGTTGCAAGAAAATGCGACAAATACTCCATTTGAGGTTACGGCTGGTGAGCTGTCGTTGCCACTAAAGAGCAGGTTGGACCAATTCACTGTGCCATCCTGCTCATCAACGGCGTACAGTGTCACGCCCGAACCGGCCCCGACCACGTACACCACGCCATCTGACGCGGTCGGCGGTGAGTTGAACGAGTATTGCCCAGGAAGCTGCTTCGACCATAGCAGCGTGCCTGACGCTGCGTCGAAGGCGCGAAGGACGCCGTCGACATTTACCGCGAAGACGCGTCCCGAATCATAGGCGGCGTTGGACCAGCCATAGTTTCCTCCGAGATCGACGGGCCCCCACAACGTGGCGCCATTTGCCTCGTCGAGGGCATATAGTTTTGTGCCAGGGCTGGCTTGGTTCGCAACGGTGACGAAGATCCTGCCGCCGACGATTAGGGGATAAGAGATCTGACCGCCCAAGTCCCTGGACCACCGCTGCACCAGAGGTGGAACAACCGTGTCGAACTGCGCTCCGGTATGGGCGGCGTCGATTTGATAGGCCACTGCGCTCCCCTGCGTCGCCGGGGGTGTCGCCGCGGGAGTCGGCGCCGGGCAGAAGCTGCTCATTGACATCACCTGGAACGTGTAACTCCCTCCAAGTTCCGCTGTGCCGTTGACGGAGAAGACGACAATCGCAAAGCTGGTGTTGCCCGGAACCGTGAACTGGAACGACTTAATGTTAGGTGGGCTGCCACTACTAAGACCGGGATCACCAAGGTAACGGGATGCATTGGTGATGTCAGTCGCGACAAACGGCGCCAGGAAAGCCGCGATTTGATAGTTCGCGTTGGACTGGGAATTTACAGTCAACGCCGCTGATACACAGACTGGCGAGGGTGATGAGTTCGTTAGCGTATAAGCGTCGAATGGAAATGAGCCGGAACCAGTATTCCCGGGGAACGAATTGGTGCTGCAGGTGCCCTGCGCTTCGCCTCGAAACAATCGGGTTGTCATCGTACCGGTCGTTGCGGGTGCCGGCGGGCTGCCGAGGTTCGCTGTAAAACTGCAACTAGCGTTGGCTGGCGGTGTCGGACTCGGGGTCGGACTCGGGGTGGGTGTAGACGGCAACTCGAATGTATAGGCCGCGCCAGTCTTGGAGTTCTTACCCACCGCACCGACCACCACTGTGTCGCCCTCGATCCCTACCGACGAACCAAACTGGTCCTGCGCCGCCGTATCACTCCCGGTGAGTTTCTGCACCTCTCCCCAGCCTTCAACGCCATTCTGATTGCGCTCGAAGATGTAGGCGGCACCACCAGTGGCGAGATTTATGGCCCAAGCTCCGACCACCAAGGTGTCGCCATCGATCGCTACGGAAATACCGAATTCATCCAGTAAATTCGCATCACTCGCAGTCAGTTCCTGCACCTGTCCCCAGCTTCCAACACCATTGTGATTGCGCTTGAAGATATAGACCGCACCACTAGTGGCGCGGTTCCCATGAATAGCTCCGACCGCTAACGTGTCCTCATTGATCGCGACCGAGATACCGAATTGGTCGCCGCCTACACCATCACTCGCGGTTAGTCTTTTCACCTGTCCCCAGTTCCCAACTCCACCGTGATT is a genomic window of Pyrinomonadaceae bacterium containing:
- a CDS encoding PQQ-binding-like beta-propeller repeat protein, whose amino-acid sequence is MPSRTVVSVALFALVALALLLTTSRFDSQANSASTSVPSLTTRLASDNLAHASQTQSTQPLLNLQGKPAKDYLKEHGLYVRLQNLIEAAQYQITQSKKLTASDAAENDRFGYSVATSGNTVVVGAYGKNSNTGAVYIFERNQGGAENWGQVKVVTPVDAAANDRFGWSVAIDVDTVVVGAWLKNSNTGAAYIFKRNQGGTENWGQVKKLTASDAAANGLFGSSVSINADTVVVGAYGTVPSSDYVSVGAAYIFERNQGGAENWGQVKKLTASDPANHAYFGYSASINGDTVVVGAYGKNPGTAYIFERNHGGVGNWGQVKRLTASDGVGGDQFGISVAINEDTLAVGAIHGNRATSGAVYIFKRNHNGVGSWGQVQELTASDANLLDEFGISVAIDGDTLVVGAWAINLATGGAAYIFERNQNGVEGWGEVQKLTGSDTAAQDQFGSSVGIEGDTVVVGAVGKNSKTGAAYTFELPSTPTPSPTPSPTPPANASCSFTANLGSPPAPATTGTMTTRLFRGEAQGTCSTNSFPGNTGSGSFPFDAYTLTNSSPSPVCVSAALTVNSQSNANYQIAAFLAPFVATDITNASRYLGDPGLSSGSPPNIKSFQFTVPGNTSFAIVVFSVNGTAELGGSYTFQVMSMSSFCPAPTPAATPPATQGSAVAYQIDAAHTGAQFDTVVPPLVQRWSRDLGGQISYPLIVGGRIFVTVANQASPGTKLYALDEANGATLWGPVDLGGNYGWSNAAYDSGRVFAVNVDGVLRAFDAASGTLLWSKQLPGQYSFNSPPTASDGVVYVVGAGSGVTLYAVDEQDGTVNWSNLLFSGNDSSPAVTSNGVFVAFSCNNVYDFSPQDGSLIWEHAEGCTGGGGSTPVFFGGRLHVGDSLSPKLMFDAPTGAVLGTFPAGPPPAFSGSTGFFLSGSILRARDAYSGAIRWSFTGDGTLISAPIVVNGYVYIGSSSGKVYALDGNTGANVWTGNLGAAVQATESPVTRPHTGLGAGDGLIVVPASNLLVAYQSSPRLITDDDNHAIAVDSVTLVRDPISVVGSHNFSLDQRTRVMIFTSNLGLKQPTSDLSVTAGGIPLTVEAVGTLAGVPGISYIIVKLDPMLSSNVSVSVTFRGLTSNAGVLSISP
- a CDS encoding response regulator: MNSKFEYPINTGSLGGPRRASTPVSPFEPPTPNRFTFEHAWLPAVLAQQRPTVLVVEDNDETSFLLRTVLTRKGYRVIEAWDGKQAIEVAETEEVDLILLDLQLPRLNGLGVIHRLRQNPNFETVPIVIVTGQDPEKYRTSAIAEGCDDFLLKPIDFDRLDALLDYYAPTGKLAA
- a CDS encoding dihydrofolate reductase family protein; the encoded protein is MRPLRYAINVTLDGCCDHQAATTDEELHRYWAERLAQADALLFGRVTYEMMEAAWRPPATGVRPDWMADWMEPFARTIDAAKKYVVSSTLDRVDWNAELVRGDLGEAVQQLKQESGKGLFLGGVTLALALAELGLIDEYEFVVHPRLAGHGPTLFAGLSKYIDLKLVGRLEFGSGAVAMRYEPIR